The DNA window ATGATCCTGATGACAcgcttgaggaggtggagaggacccGCGGAGCCCACGCCAGGTTTGGCTTCTTACGGAAGAGATATGATGTCGAGCTTCTTACGGCACAGGAGACTGTTGGTGACGAGGTAGAGACGGATATACACAAAGAGCGGGCACTGAGACATTACTTCCTATATTTGATAGGCACTcagctctttgtggacacgagtTCTTCGTACACAGACGTCGTCTACCTGACGTACTTATCAGATACAACAtgtatccatgagtacaactaggGAGCGGATGTACTGGCGTATAACTATTACAGACTCGGAGAGGGATGCCTGTTGAAGGCAAGGACAGTGGTAGGCAACTGTACCCTTTTGGTGCTAACAATCTTATACCCTCATACTTATTATATATTTAAGATAGTACATTAAAATATCTGTGTTTTTTCCTGGATTGAATACTACAGCATTTCCCAGACATTATTGGCTGGGGAGAGGTGCCTACCTACACTGAGCTCATGTTGTGTGCCAGTGCATTCACCCTCCTCAGAGGGAACTAGGTGCCAGATCCTTACAGGCGCGGACTTGATCTCATGGTTGCCGAGGACGTACATTATGAATGTTATACTGAGCACCGTGAGACGATTATGTTTGATGAGATAGCACTagtttaacatgctaacaaccctagcgtCTTTGACACcaacatgtgaacaaccttcgacttcatgcttaatcctgtcgaaccaagaagctacccttcgaccatactagagttcgatccaatatctcacaaaaaaactataaaaataatgtaataattatgatttatattaagtaaaaaaattgaaaaaaagttGAAGGTAGATAATAGTTATGATAAGTTGATAGAAacaatcgagaaaaatcacatATAAGAGAAGCATTAACACGGAaggaaataaataatttttaaatattaaaattaaactcaggatattttagtaaatataataattttttacatattaaaattcagaatccctcccctccccttcaaaTCACCCCAATTCCGAGGGACGTGAAAAGTGTGGTTTTGAGGGATTTTGCTctcatcccctcccctcccctcccctcctaaaatttgaaccaaacatatttaattaGAAATTTCCCCTCTCCTCTCCTTCCCTCCCATCCATCTATCCCGAACCGAACTCACCCTTAGGGCGTCTCTGCAACAATGTATTGCCACGTACTTACAGATTTTATCCTTTTTTATTAATGGTGAGTAAATTCCTTAGGCTATCTTTGGATACGATAAAATGAACGGAGCGTAATATAACAGAATATAGTGGAATGGAGCGGAGTGAAAAGGAATAAAATAAAGATAGCATTGTTTTGGTATTTTGAATGAAGCAATTTTGTGATTATGCTCAAATTGAAGAATACAAAAAGTggtggaaaatgatgaaatggaATACATTCGATCAGGTTCTGCTCCATTccatctatttttaattaatccaAACAATAGAATTTAAGTTTATATCATTTCATTCCATCAATCCATGCATAGCCTTAGAACAATAAATTTAAGTTGGATATCCATATTTTagtgtaaattattttaatttattttaaaataaaaagtaatgtGATATTAAAATTAGGTTGAATATAATTTTTAGTCTCGTATGTCACCCTCTAGGTCCATTTTGGTCCTCTTTCTTTAACAATGACCAATTTGGTCCCTTACGATATCAATCAAAGTTAAACAAGTTCTTTCTGTCAAATAATGACAAACGACGTTAGACTTACAATACTTGACGGCTAAAGTGGATTGTCACCGTCTTAACCTTCTTCTTCCTTGCAGAATCAGTGTTTACCCCAAATCTAATTCTTATTCGAATAGGGTAAAAAAACCCAAATTGAAACCAAATTCGAGTATATTAGTGGTTGTAATCATGAGTTTTGGCCGCAGTTCATCAtctttagcaaaataaataagTGATTCGCAAGTGATTAGTAGCTCAAATCTTCCATGGAACCCTTTTTGCCGTTGTGGAGACCCTGCTGTACTTCGAAGGGCAAGAACAACCAGCAATTATGGAAAGCTTTTTTGGGGTTGTCAATATTTTAAGGTAATATTGTTGAAATATTGTTGTTGTTACATTGTTGAAGACTTGAAGTAATGTTATTGGCTTCTAGGTTTAAATATTCTTAAACTGTGTTGTTGTTAAATTGTATAAGGATatagttgttagaacaagatttgttctgatcaatattcttagttttgatgataacaaggatatgaattttgtgtgagataatgtggtactctaatacattgcaatttccctttcaggaaatatataaagagtatgcacaaatcagcgctcagaagctttgtctcagaaggttcagcatgcaacatcagaacatggtctggcaagacatcagaagatggtcaaggcagaatcagaacatgggtctatggaagcatcagaagaacttgagatcagaagcagaagcactgaagttctcatggtatcacgctcagaagcacttcaaggtcagaagacaagaagatgctatgcaccaagctgtttgactctgatgatattcaaacgttgtatacacaaacatcagatcagaagaaagtacaggtggaaggctacgctgactgacaaaaggaacgttggaagctattaaaggcaacgtcagtagacacagcgtgaacaaggctcgaggtagttgacaaaagcgtgaaacattaaatgcaatgctgtacggaatacgcaaagcattaaatgctcccaacggtcatcttctcaagtgcctataaatatgaagttatgatgagaagcaaggttaccaattcttgacgatttctgtgaatattaacttgctgaaacgctgttcaaatcaaagctcagaaacttcatcttcatcaaagctcactacattgctgttgtaatatattagtgagattaagcttaaacattaagagaaatatcattgtcgtgattatagctttatagaagcaattgtaatactcttatttgattacattaatttgttagtaactagagtgatcaagtgttgatcaggatactctaggaagtcttagcttgtgtctaagcagttgtgttataccccaaaatttgcccacgtcttttttcaagaaaactccaatctgaaaattaagagtctcgtataattatggattatttcaacaaatatcctaacatatgaaacacttagtttttagaatttttcttatacagtaatttggcttgcagttgaatttattcttacacaaacgccaaatactgtttattacttcacacatgctatttatttatttacagataaatagtactgacacaattggtacagagttaaatctttttgcaggcgcagaatcaggaaactcagactgtactggtaacaagtagattattattatcttttgtttcccactaatttttgtactatattccattattttcaaaaatcttttcaaatctctttttcaaaaaaatcaaatcctaactttattctctacatctctctttttcccaacactatcatacactttctttcaaatcttacttccactcaaaatttccttttgtacggaatcacatcattccccaacgtctctatcctcctttccattctataaatacctcccattttcttccataaaatctcacatcaaattctaactcatctttcaaattcctacctcatatctattttctcttcttccctgacaagaatggcaaagtggatagagacactgtctcttacagtcatcaccattgctacggtgatcatgactatcttctgcctgcatagtcctgaagagtgtggacctgcaatggttgcactcccaatcatctacatgttattgttcatagcatgggtcattaaccgtcattcctgAAGTCTGCCGtgattcttatttcttaaatataccgtttattcgtcgtactgttcaatatagtatgtaatatttgtactgtcagtattaaatgttgtactatttgtcataatattgcttaattactaagataatattttgtgtgttttctgccagtcaaatattcctatttttgtgcattaaatgattttcagggttattatcggtaattttgcccgcataccgtaaatattggttatttattatgtctgtgtttttcaacaagtcatgtaaataactttcatttttcacataaaacaaaaacaacaaaaaagaaaattaactttgacagttgatttttcactcaaactgctacgtcaatacctgaacagtcagttgacagccaaactgctggcagtacaattctcagtgttttgtaccatcaatcaaatcaatctttcacaattcaaaattccaagatttttgttctagaagtcttctgaatatcacgcgattagcagagactcaacactgcacaaaaatcaggtacgcttaactgtctcctacataaacagtccctgactagggttttcttgtttttacaggagaaacaagtttttgagagctcaaatggatttcatacacatccatatatctcaaagtaccatcatacaaattttcaaacttcaattcactcagacgcaccgtcagcagctcaaacagtcagcagacgacccgtttgaccaaaaaaagtcaacagacagtcaaaaatgaatttttttgtcaaagtccatattttgtcaaaggattcatcatttgatcattggatgatcataattcatcaaggaaagatcaaaaatcaacaaaaccctaagattcaaaatcagggtttttgcctgaaaagtcaactcaactttgactggtcataactctctcatccttcatccaaaaaattcaaaccaaagcttattttgaaggaaattcaattatattttaaattccattgatcccatggtcattggattcaccatttgaaaaatatgatcaaagacattacaggtcattttcaaagtcaacaaaaagacacttttttcaaaaggacacacaaggagcatcaaaaatcattttgacatgagaccaaaggcattggttagaggactctttgaggtttccaaaaagtgcaagatctccttcatatgacaaaaattgagggatttacaccttgttgaagttggctaaattttgggaaaatgcatgaaaccaacattgctcaaaaatgcattttttccaaatggggccaagttttcatggttcaaacatctttgccatgttattatgggcctcccacgaccaagacaaggcccacaccttttttatccatttttggcataattttatcttattttaagattaaattaaaaggaaaatggatggataatgggtagcttgatttccaagcatgactcacccaaggaatcttcatctttctgcagagaattgaagagcaaggcaggtgcattgaagacaagaagacttggtcaataattcaaagcttttttaatataaaaaatgcaagaattccacaaaggcaactagatgcttcttagcttcaattctaagcacttcaatgcttataaataggctagcatgcttcagtaacagaggagacacgaatcagaaacaaagccttgctcatatacacttgtaaccacttgaaaaaattcaaagaaaattcaaattcgagttttNNNNNNNNNNNNNNNNNNNNNNNNNNNNNNNNNNNNNNNNNNNNNNNNNNNNNNNNNNNNNNNNNNNNNNNNNNNNNNNNNNNNNNNNNNNNNNNNNNNNatgcatgaatgcacacacaagagttttaaacaaacatggcgttgaagggtatagtggtcatgaagtcaaaacgcaatctcccgccccaatggtaaactaaggttaaggatttttgtacctgtagaacgggttctatggatctcagagtttttgctcaaccttaaagatacgttgattggtatctataagagagttttctctgagtgtagtatctgcgtgacaattacttccgtaatcaccgctctacgtcctaaaaaaggctttaagtggggttaatgtgtttctaggtcctcctggtacaaatcagtctcggaatgcagtggcgcagttaatcacaaccagccaggcaaatcccaagagtagacttggaaaccaagattagagggccttcaccgggaagacatcctccatcctatcttatgttgcactcaaatccgggtataggatttctcaccacaagggggaatcaagccctttcccgatacagaataaacaaagtaaacaaatatatatgcaacaaacacatgatatgacacagaggttaggcatgacctctcttgtttgagggggaatttggcatccctaattcctcattggggctggaccagcaacaggtcaaccattggtttggatgaaaaaccaaggtttttaacacttatatccccagcagagtcgccatttttctgtggtggtcgttttctttacctccccgtttcacttgggaggacggcacgctaaaccattcacgcgaaatttggaaggagaatgcgcccgtggtgggatgaattttatttcagttcttcctacgatatcacacgaactttcttatttgtcctacgagtaggaaaggggaaaaaagatctcaactaaaccctaggagtttgctaagtgtggggatttacacctagactagaaattctggagtccgggaggtcggttatacatagggaagtgtttaaacaccctacatatctgtagtactctacaggaaccttctctgtgtcattatgtttgtgtttattgctatgattgggaaagtttctcctttgtgttaggagagagaattgaattgatttgaaaagacagacagacagacatactgactatttttggttttttattagctcgctgagattccttgtgaacctcatgcctacatatccctagtggaagtcagagcttaatgaagttcggggaactaactagggaaattaatgtttttggtgccttgcttaaagctcaaggttgaagcttggaattaaatctctgtttacagtaaagatacatgaaatcatctctacagagaggtatttgtactattctaccacaaacattttgaaagagtgacagaataactggattcatttcattcaagagggggaccttacttgtgtgtgtgcaagtatgccagtcagatgcctcttaaatgaaagaaagatgctcgtccaaattagggaaagtgtacaagtctggggatgtgccagagtatgtctttcagagtcctaaatgggagactttgattgaaattgaaattgaaatgtttgtttgtttgaatgtggtagagtagtaaaaatatctctctatagagataagctatgtctatctactgtatgaaagatttgactttagctggcttgtatgaggcccaagcttgaggcccaagcttgaggctttttgattgattaattaatattattgactctgggagatgactctactgaggattaattacagggtatttttgtgttctgtacaaagcccagaattgaggctgactctacttagggagactctatttatgtgccttgtacaaagcccaaggttgaggctgactttagctagggaaaaaacactattttctgccttgtacaaagcccaaggttgtggcggactcttaaatgaattaagtatggatgactatatggggaaagatcctaagtgttaggaatctctgacacatgaaagatatggtttatctgccttgtacaaagcccaaggttgtggctactgagtgatgaaggactcactggggagactctattatctgccttgtacaatgcccaaggttg is part of the Vicia villosa cultivar HV-30 ecotype Madison, WI linkage group LG2, Vvil1.0, whole genome shotgun sequence genome and encodes:
- the LOC131650199 gene encoding protein MAIN-LIKE 1-like — protein: MAFAERRHPETSTFHLPHGEITITFDDVACLLHLPIRGILLGHGRLRKEEAMEMLIVELGDDPDDTLEEVERTRGAHARFGFLRKRYDVELLTAQETVGDEVETDIHKERALRHYFLYLIGTQLFVDTSSSYTDVVYLTYLSDTTCIHEYN